The genomic interval ATGCAGAGATATTAATGCTGAAATCATGTACATGATGTGATAAGACCATGCTGCAtgactagatatatatatatatatatatatatttatatatcgatataAATTGGTAGTTAATTAGCTTTGAGACGTGCATGGTGGATTAGgctgttttatatatatatatatacacacacatatatatatatatatttataatcaatgCATCGATCAAAGGTACTTGGACCGGTGAAGAtcacattaatattaatttgttggattgGAGCGAAGATCAGGAGTAGTACTTAGCCAGAGAGATCGAAGACCAAGAATATGGATGCTGACAAAGACAAAAATGACCACAAATGTAATGAGACTAGACTGCATGAtcctcatacatatatatatatatatatatatatatatatatatatgtgtgtgtaattttttgttcttctctcttatatatatgtttacattTCGTcatcattattttgttttcagtaCTCTAATCTTTTCGTCATTACTTCATGGGATATCATGTTATGCCATGGCCTACGTGAAGAAATTTATAGGtctaacttattttataaaatcgattctataagagatgattattcaTTCTTTACAAATATGCTTAAAATCTTGTCTACatataatatgagattatttctcaacatcCTTCCTCACATAcagatcaatattttttttttattcttgtcaCGTAGTAATTAGTATAGACCTTCGATTCATTCGTCCTGTAGTAAACTCtgatactataaaaaaatttataaatttaacttatctcataaaactaattttataaaaaagaattattcatttcttatatataaatatatctaaaatcttaTCTATAGATAATATGAACACTACGTACTGACAACTGAAGTATTTGTGATCTACAGATGCATGAGTGGGCAACTTGAGGACGACATTAAACCAAACAATAAACAGGAAAAAGATAACTAGCTAGCTGAGAAGTGGGTCAACTAATACTATATTGGTCCACATCATCTCTTACCATTCAGCAAATTAACAACAAAGCTGGCCGGGGAAGAAGCCACCCGGCCTGCTGTATTTAATGAAACCCACGTGACCTAATGTCCCAAAGGATGAACATGATATGATCTGTACATAAGAATTATCACGTGTATGCCCACGCGCAATTCATTTGTCGTATCTTTGCTTGTGTCCCCCATTCATTTAGTGCTACTTTTGCAGCCTGCATGCATGTGTTCATCAACTTATAGCgctcgatatatatatatatatatatatatataagtattaaattacataaacccttatatatattatatatattttgcagcACGTTCAACCTACCCATGTTTGCATGCAATCCTAGGTTGCTATAACTGTTGGTAGTGCATTAATTTCAGCTCAAGTGATGAGAAATGATCATCAACATCACTTAAACTAGCTAACAGAGTTTCAAATTAGTTATCTATCTATATGTAGAAAATAGAAAGCAACTGAGCTCGATCCTCGATCACGAAGAATATGTAGCTACCATGAATGCACATGATCTGAAGCCGCATGCTTCCACGGATTTGCCATCTATCCGATAAAGTAGGCCGGTCCTGCATGGCcggaaaaatatatgtattcaGAGGAAAACGGAAATAGCGTTTTCTATAATTTGTCTCTGGCACGACAGCTGTTTTGCTGTTCAGCCATGTTACCCTTATTTTTTTGGACAGAATATATAGTGCTTGTAATTGATGGAAAATTACAGCATCTGCTGATCTGAGTACCAATTAATTTGTCCCTAGTACTACCTTAATTACGACGTTCTTTGGCATCTACTTATAACCATGTATAATGTTTCCAACAATAATTTGTGCCCGTACTGAGTTGGCCATAAGAAGTGGATGAATCGCATATTCACACCTATCCATAAGCTCACGTGGATTTGTTTACTAAAAAATAGACAAGAACAGTATATTCAGGCTAAAAGTCAAGGCTGTGATGGGGGTCCTCATGCAGCCTCCACCTCATCCTCCATATgcagttcttcttcttcttctttttttttttttttgataggttcaTATACATGCTGTTCTTATAGTCAGGTAGTTATTAGAAAAGTACAAGTGAATGATCTAACTTTGGCCTTGACAGAAGGTCAATGTCTGAAGTGggagtaatatatatatctatcatgTTCAATCAACCATACAAAACTACTGATCTGCATTTAGTTTAAAAGTTTTGGAATGTGAAATACTGCAtacacctttaaaaaaaaaaagaaggtaaaatctgagattcatataaattttttttttttaatatatagtagctcctatttttttttaaagagaatacgTGAAGACTGCAcactctaaaactatatatagctTTGTTCTTAATTCAATTCGTAGTTCATGATCACAATGATCTCTTGCtagaaaaaaacagaaaaaaaatacgAGTAAAAGTATTCCTTCAAAATAGGTTTAATTCATCCATTCGTGTATACCTTTATTGATACATTATCTCCTTCATAAACTCAAACTTCAACAACATTCGATTTTTAAGGAATAGGGACAGGCTAGGGCTAGATAATCTATTTCGACATATATATTTGTGGTCCAAAAGGTTTTAACTTAATTGATCAGATAGTAATTCTTTTATCCACCGTAAAAGTTTCCATGATTTGCTCGATTACGGTGAAATATCACTCACAATAAAAGAAACCTTGAGAGCCCTACTTTGCAACCGGTATCCTGAACGTCCTTTTGGGTTTGCTGCTGATACTCTCCGAAACTGAACTGCTTGTACAGTGCCGGCTTAGTGCAACTCTGTATCACCGCTTCAGCAAAGGGGCAGTAGAAATATGCCACAGAAAACCTTTCAACGTCTCGAGTGGAAACCACTTTGTGTTTGATGCTCTTGAAAACATCATTGCTCAATGCCTGCATTAATATCAAAGAGATCTACGAAATCATGGAAAAGCAAATTAATTTGTTCGATCGGAACCGGAAGTTTTCTGCACATGTGAAATGTCAATAAATAACATTTGCATGAATTAATCAAAGCATGATGATGTGCAGGTGCATCATGTAGAGCTGGATATGATTTTATGGCCGGTTAAATACTCATTAATTTGATCTGAATTTTGTCAGAGTCGATCCAAGTAATATTAAAAGACGAGTTTGCAACGAGTAGTACGTACGTAAAAGTGTTTTCGTTGAAAAGCAATATTATTGTTAGATCAACACAGTTGACACAGGAACGATGTTTGATATATTAAAAGCTCTGATCATCATTGCGGTTTGTGTGTTTTAAATCctacttaattttaaaataaagttcgTTCCtttactagaaaaaaaaaaattaaaagagtttttctatatatacagATCAAATTAAGAATAGATCAAGCTAATTAAGTACGCGTGATACTATGATCTATATATGGAATTACCTGAAATAAATCACCGATGTTGACAATTAAAGCTTCTGGATTAGGTTTAACCCTAAACCATTTTCCATCCTTCATGAATTGCAATCCTCCAACCTGGTCTTGATACAAAATTGTAAGGAAACTGCTGTCGGTATGAGGCACAAGGCCAAAGACCTCGGGTGTAAATGGACATGGAGGATATCTGTTCATTCGAAGATAACTCATGTTTGGAGGGCAATTCTCTCGGAAATAAGTAGATTCGATGCCCAAAATCTGGGCTAGAATTTCAGCTAAGCTTTGAGCCAGACCGGAAACTACTATCGTGAATGCCTCAATGGCCGAtctgatgcatatatatatatatatatatacatattatatatatgtgtgtgtcaCAAATCATAAgtcagaattaaaaaaataaaaaggttgcTGGATATGTAACATTTTctaattaaccaaaaaaatggAGATCAATGgaaattatttctcataatcAGTAGTACTGAATAagcttataaattaatataatgctgcatacacgtacgtacgtacgtattcTTTTCTAGACATGATCTGCTACCTGTTTATTTTTCATCTGCTACCTGTCACAAATCATACAGGAAACAAACTATATCTATTTTCCATGTGCATTGTGTAACtctagtacgtacgtacacatgCAAAACTACAAGTTATAATAATACACGCGTGCGTACACATGCCTAGCTGCGCCTTCAACACCATGAGCAAGTATAACTAAAACGTCTAAACGATAATAAAAGTACAAATAATACATAACTAATTAATTGATCAGTGATAATTAATCAAGGGCAGTAGTACGTACTATACAAACTGTTCAtgcaatataattaattttctaaaccCTAATTAGGGCATGCAGTTGTGAAAttttatgatcatatatatgcattaatattgctactttttatcttaaattttgtcattcTCAATCATATTtgcttatatatagaaaattttaatgcaTGGTttcatataatatcaattagcatatacttcaatatataataaagactTAGAATCATGTGTCATACTTCAATATCATAATTTGATTAAGGGTGTTTATCTTCCCATGTACGTACATTATGATTGCACTCTTGATCATTAATTTTCAGTACCTCTTCATGATGATGTCTAGTTGTCAAGTGTTTTATTGAATAGAAAGATCATCATGTTGACCATGCCTTCGAAAGCCACATGTAAGCGAGCTAGGCTCATGACAAATAGTGTGGGAAAATATCtccattgatatatatatatatatatatatatattatatatggcaATGGGTGAAGGCCATACATGCATGTGGGGTATGGCACAAATTAAGTTGAGTTGGTAACGTCGTAACCTCCATAGCCATATATAGTACTAGCCATGAATACCGTGCATGAAAAATGAttaactagctagctacctaTGCAGTACTTGGACGGACGTGAGTTTTTTGGACGAGAAATACTGCGAGTAGTACatgagtctataaatatatatatgtttgaattaAACCTAGCTGATATCAAGTTTTTAATTATCAGCAAATTAATACGATATAGTtctactattaattaattacttttaactatttaattttctcctttttttaattaattggtgTCGGGAAGGGGAGACAAAGgccagtactactactacttgatctaaacctagctagctagctagctatatataaaggTTTCAAAAgtactcttaattaattaattaattaggtggcAACCGattaaagcatatatatatatatatatatatatatatatatatacggttTTGTCTGAAACTTGaggcaattaattaattaaaaggatTATGAAAAAGGAATGTTTGTAGGGTCAAACATTTAAAGTACTAGCTAGTACTGGTTAGCCATTGATTAATTgtggaattaatatatattaatcttatcTTATAAACAAATGAATCGCAATTCGATCGCTTATTGGCCATTTTTGATCAAGTGATCATTTTCTTGACCCACAAAACGAATAATTAATCAGTACTACTGTTTCCCTAatcataacatatattataattcgtacgtactatataatattattgtctttAATTTCATCGATCCCTTGATCAAATTGGTATATTTTAAACCTCAAATTGGtatattcaaaataatcttttaggctgaacatatataattattataagtaaACATTTTCAACATGTAATATAATTCAAGAGgcaaaatatgttattaattaattttttttccactaCTCAtgacatagatatatatatacatgtagatcaatattctataatatatatatatatataacaaatgagAAACTAGTACTACGgatcacactacaagaaaaaagattttttcCAGCGCCACATTAAGTACTACATCATGAGTTCGATTGATCTCTCTATTGATCAATtgaaaaattagtatatattctaattatatattagcaCATATAAAGTTGTGGTTATAGAGAAAagaattagaaacttaaaacaaagaaattaattaattagagtttaaCATGATTAATATTAGGTAGCTAGTTATGAGTTTTTCCCCCTGGCCTCTAAGATTGGTTTTGGCAGCTTTAATCAGAAAGTTTTTAGGGGCAAACTTTTGAGTTTTAAGAAATACTCAATATATGATACGTAAGGCCGCCACCACTTGTTCATGATAATTTCAAGATTTTACAAATTCATCAGATACAAATTatgaatattcttttttaaatctgggactaaaatttaatttgaatctTAATTAgcaataaattacataaatacaTGTTTTTTGATATTTAGAGAAAAAGATCATATGGGCTTTATAAATTTCATAGGAGCCAGCTAATTAGCGGGTcattaagaataatgatatatatatattttttttaagaaaggcTAAAGCTCATGGAGAGTCATGCAtgtaaatattacttttatcttttatttttatttgagaaattctatttgcagtcctcaagtggggGCAGgtacattattaaatgagagaaaacatcattttaagatgaataattttgtaattttaaaaaattttaaaattaaaatagtctagACTTGCATTACAGTCTCTATTTGAAagctgtatctagcattactcctTTTATTTTGGGAGGGGAAAGGGGCAAATGGTCCTGTCCCTTGATCTCCATCCAGTaccagtagtactactgctaaCAGATCTTTACTGAACGAGATTTCTTTTAAGGTTAATTAAGCAGCTTATGAAGGAAATCAATTtagtaaatttttctttatttagttTTTGCCCTAAAAATGGCAAATCAGAACAGTGATCTGCAGGTCTATATTCCTAAAATTCATCCAATAAAATAAAGCGAATTCGTTGAGCATATAAAATAACCTGCAAGCAGATTGTTCTTAAGTAGTACTATCTCcagttaagttaaaaaaaaaaaaaaaaaaaagaactatcTCCAGTTGggtgaaacaaattaaaacaaaaaaacagaaaaagaaaaaactagaaagagaaaataaggagagaattaagaaattaaagatcAAGATCACAACCGGTActagagtgtgtgtgtgtataatctAGGGTTTCTCATGATGCATGCTGAAAGTACTTGAGAAAACTTAAAgacgactatatatatatatatatatatatatatatatgttatatactaggaaaaaaaaaaaaaaaagtaagaatcTGGCCCCCATGCCAAGAGAAAGTGGTATATATGCATGAGAGGACATCCTAAGTCGCTAgtttagatataattatattttaattaagtagCTAGCTTTTACCTGATAAAGGTTTTGATgcattaccatatatatatagattggaacgactgaaaaagaaaatcatcaacagaaattaatattgttaataattaattagtacctGAGACTTTTATATCCATTCATTCTTGAAATATCTGAGATCGAAAAATGAAAGGCTTCCGACCATGGGACCTGCTTTAGAGAAGTAGCCTTTGAATTCCCCCAGCGATAACTTTTGGCTGATAAATTCAAAAAGTCATCTTCcatcttctttttaaaaggcaGACGAAACACCTTCGTCTGCTCATATTTCAAGCTGCTAAGAACCTCTTGAGAAACCCCATGATTCACAACTTGAAAGAATCCCCACTCCCTTGCTGCTCGAGCAATCTCTTTTATGCACTTACCTCGCTCGAGATCTAATCTACTGAGATCAATCATGGGTAGATCGCATTCCTCTACCATGAAAACGTTTTCGTCTTTTGGCTCATGATCATAAGGGAGATGTAAAAGGTTCTCGTATGTTTCTTGAAATGGGGGTTCATGGTCCATGGAGAGGGAAGAGATCAGGGACGCTGATGATATTTTGAATGCCTCGGGCTGTCTTCTCAAGCCTGCAGATAGGAAtaaacaattaatgatcattaagagagaattataaagaaaataattggaGTGTATCCTACAATCTTGGAAAGTACTTGCAGAATAACatccatatatacatatgtcatgcatgcatatctGCAATTTTATATcggatataattatattatgcaTGAGTAGTAGTACTAACTAAGCACTCCATTTCCAAATTAAACAGCCTAATGACTAGCTACCCGTACTTCAG from Juglans regia cultivar Chandler chromosome 2, Walnut 2.0, whole genome shotgun sequence carries:
- the LOC108983647 gene encoding gibberellin 2-beta-dioxygenase 8-like isoform X1 translates to MDHEPPFQETYENLLHLPYDHEPKDENVFMVEECDLPMIDLSRLDLERGKCIKEIARAAREWGFFQVVNHGVSQEVLSSLKYEQTKVFRLPFKKKMEDDFLNLSAKSYRWGNSKATSLKQVPWSEAFHFSISDISRMNGYKSLRSAIEAFTIVVSGLAQSLAEILAQILGIESTYFRENCPPNMSYLRMNRYPPCPFTPEVFGLVPHTDSSFLTILYQDQVGGLQFMKDGKWFRVKPNPEALIVNIGDLFQALSNDVFKSIKHKVVSTRDVERFSVAYFYCPFAEAVIQSCTKPALYKQFSFGEYQQQTQKDVQDTGCKVGLSRFLLL
- the LOC108983647 gene encoding gibberellin 2-beta-dioxygenase 8-like isoform X2; its protein translation is MDHEPPFQETYENLLHLPYDHEPKDENVFMVEECDLPMIDLSRLDLERGKCIKEIARAAREWGFFQVVNHGVSQEVLSSLKYEQTKVFRLPFKKKMEDDFLNLSAKSYRWGNSKATSLKQVPWSEAFHFSISDISRMNGYKSLRYPPCPFTPEVFGLVPHTDSSFLTILYQDQVGGLQFMKDGKWFRVKPNPEALIVNIGDLFQALSNDVFKSIKHKVVSTRDVERFSVAYFYCPFAEAVIQSCTKPALYKQFSFGEYQQQTQKDVQDTGCKVGLSRFLLL